A single window of bacterium DNA harbors:
- the uvrA gene encoding excinuclease ABC subunit UvrA, which translates to MSYKEQSYIKIISARQNNLKGFQVEIPWHQITVITGVSGSGKSSLAFDTLYAEGQRRYLETFSPYARQFMDRMDKPRVERIEGIPPAIAIEQGSPVRTSRSTVGTMSELTDYAKLLFARIGELHCRQCSRKVVRDNPETIFQALSKEKPQSRMILTFPYPQGGDLDPEAVRQELLRQGFFRVLEGDQVLEIGEDADRGERSVIVDRFILRPEDKSRIIDSLEQALGFGQGHVMVRIPGEKTLRFSSHLHCPYCDLAYRDPVPNLFSFNSPLGACPTCRGFGRIIELDLDQVIPNPGLSIERGAIKPWDIDREEYHDLIRFCRKEGIPTNVPFERLPRDQQKAIIDGGGGFYGLRGFFKWLESKSYKMHVRVYLSRYRGYFTCPDCQGSRFKPESLLYRIRGLTVAQIYALPIGEALRFFTNLTGCAAGERQPDQATMMILREIISRLRYLDEVGLTYLTLDRQSRTLSGGEVERLSLTKALGSSLVNTLYVLDEPSVGLHPRDNHRLVSIMKELARQNTVVVVEHDPEIITGADYLLDLGPGAGEEGGRVVYAGPFSEIDRAEGSKTVNYLLGRTKIPVPEVRRKPDPEKLIRVKGARAHNLKGIDLTIPLGLMVCLTGVSGSGKSTLAEEIIYKGIRKKKGYSTDKPGAFDSLEGISDIENVILVDQSPIGKTPRSNPISYVGAFDPIRKLLAGTPVAKDRGYTPGMFSFNVRGGRCETCEGNGFEKVEMQFLSDVYITCPDCGGLRYREEVLEVTYKGKNIGDILQMTFSEASSFFHDSPEITSLFQPLIEVGLGYLRLGQPVNTLSGGEAQRLKLTKHLAVRTRRPFLFIFDEPTTGLHFEDIHKLMSAFQRLISAGHTLLIIEHNLEVIKCADFIIDLGPEGGDAGGYLVACGTPEEVARVSDSHTGRFLKRVVSGQWPVVSGEERVVSGQWPDSSNITISGAREHNLKNITVTIPRDQVVVITGISGSGKSSLAFDVLFAEGQRRYIESLPAYVRQYLRIMERPDLDLITGIPPTVAIEQRMSSLQRRSTVATITEIYHYLRLLFSKVGVQYCRCSQPISPQSEVQMLRRLKEGFSGRTVFLLAPKVFRRKGIYQDLFRQAVKKGYHQARVDGRIIPLEPMPDLARYREHSVDLVIGKIDPGSATEDEMTAAISTALQEGRGTFSVLSAEGGARAKEMREEIFSRMGYCPHCETAFEPLDPRLFSFNSRYGACPACEGLGIVPETGAACPRCPQCQGKRLNEKALSVRVAGYTLADITAFSVEEAREFFPSLRLNDRGQVIAGLLIPEIMTRLEFLIRVGLPYLTLDRSGDTLSGGETQRIRLAAQLGSNLQGVCYILDEPTIGLHPRDNDLLLDTLWQLKTRGNSVIMVEHDEETIRRADWVLDLGPGAGREGGYVIAQGSPDHIQREPASVTGKWLRESSRFQITSRNRTAKEGKWLTVKGATLHNLQDIDVAVPLGTLVVLTGVSGSGKSTLLREIILKGTRALLNRESIPDDPDAGGTFREIDGWQHLDRILEVDHSPIGKTPRSTPGTYVGFHDEIRRLFAGLPEARIRGFGPGRFSFNVKGGRCEACGGEGRVKVEMSFLPNVYVDCEECSGQRFNEETLSVTYRGKNIAQVLAMTIEEGAELFARIPRIVRPLRLLTDLGLGYLQIGQPSNTLSGGEAQRIKLTSELGKTSHGRTLYILDEPTTGLHLADVEKLMQVLQRLVDLGNTVVVIEHNLEVIKEADYIIDLGPEGGKRGGKLVAKGSPREILGCVDSSHTARFLRKYLEGGVSSL; encoded by the coding sequence ATGAGCTACAAAGAACAAAGCTACATTAAAATCATTTCCGCCCGCCAGAACAATCTGAAGGGTTTCCAGGTCGAAATTCCCTGGCACCAGATTACCGTGATTACCGGCGTGAGCGGGTCGGGTAAATCGAGCCTGGCCTTTGACACCCTGTACGCTGAAGGGCAGCGCCGCTATCTTGAAACCTTTTCTCCCTATGCCCGGCAGTTTATGGACCGCATGGACAAACCGAGGGTGGAGAGAATCGAGGGTATCCCTCCAGCCATTGCCATTGAGCAGGGAAGCCCGGTCAGAACCTCCCGCTCTACGGTCGGGACCATGAGCGAGCTTACCGACTATGCCAAACTGCTCTTTGCCCGGATCGGCGAGCTGCACTGCCGTCAATGCTCCCGGAAGGTGGTGCGCGACAATCCCGAAACCATCTTTCAGGCCCTGAGCAAGGAGAAGCCGCAAAGCCGCATGATCCTGACTTTTCCCTATCCGCAGGGTGGTGATCTTGATCCTGAGGCCGTGCGGCAGGAACTTTTACGGCAGGGCTTTTTCAGGGTTCTTGAAGGCGACCAGGTTCTGGAAATCGGTGAGGATGCTGACAGGGGAGAAAGGTCAGTGATCGTTGACCGATTTATCCTCCGTCCGGAGGATAAGTCACGGATAATCGATTCCCTTGAGCAGGCCCTGGGGTTTGGTCAGGGCCATGTCATGGTGCGGATTCCGGGTGAAAAGACCCTGCGGTTCAGTTCTCATCTCCATTGCCCGTATTGCGATCTTGCCTACCGGGACCCGGTGCCGAACCTTTTCTCCTTTAACAGCCCCCTTGGGGCCTGCCCGACCTGCCGGGGCTTTGGACGGATCATCGAGCTCGATCTTGATCAGGTTATTCCGAATCCCGGCCTGTCGATCGAGCGGGGAGCGATCAAACCCTGGGATATAGATCGGGAAGAGTATCATGACCTGATCCGCTTCTGCCGTAAAGAGGGTATTCCGACCAATGTGCCTTTCGAGCGCCTGCCCCGGGATCAACAAAAGGCGATTATCGACGGCGGAGGTGGATTTTACGGCCTGCGGGGCTTTTTCAAGTGGCTGGAGAGCAAAAGCTACAAGATGCATGTGCGGGTCTATCTGTCCCGCTACCGCGGCTATTTCACCTGCCCGGATTGCCAGGGCAGCAGGTTTAAGCCCGAATCGCTCCTCTACCGGATCAGGGGGCTGACCGTGGCACAAATCTATGCCCTGCCGATCGGTGAAGCCCTGAGATTCTTTACGAATCTAACCGGCTGTGCTGCCGGTGAGCGGCAGCCTGATCAGGCCACCATGATGATCCTTCGTGAGATCATCAGCCGCCTGCGGTATCTTGACGAGGTGGGCCTTACCTACCTCACCCTGGACCGGCAGTCCAGGACCCTGTCGGGGGGAGAGGTCGAGCGCCTGAGTCTGACCAAGGCCCTTGGCTCCTCCCTGGTCAACACCCTCTATGTTCTCGACGAGCCCAGTGTCGGCCTTCATCCCCGCGATAATCACCGCCTGGTGAGCATCATGAAGGAGTTGGCCAGACAAAATACCGTGGTTGTGGTCGAGCATGATCCGGAGATTATCACCGGCGCAGACTACCTTCTCGATCTTGGCCCCGGCGCAGGGGAGGAAGGAGGCAGAGTGGTTTATGCCGGTCCATTTTCTGAAATTGACCGGGCTGAAGGTTCCAAGACTGTCAACTACCTGCTTGGCCGGACAAAGATTCCGGTTCCGGAAGTCCGCAGAAAGCCTGACCCTGAAAAGCTGATCCGGGTGAAGGGGGCCAGGGCCCATAACCTGAAGGGGATTGACCTGACGATCCCTCTGGGACTTATGGTCTGCCTGACCGGTGTTTCCGGATCGGGCAAAAGCACGCTGGCTGAGGAGATCATCTATAAGGGAATCAGGAAGAAAAAAGGGTATTCCACGGATAAGCCGGGAGCATTCGATTCCCTGGAGGGAATTTCGGATATCGAGAATGTCATCCTGGTCGATCAGAGCCCCATCGGCAAGACCCCGCGCTCTAATCCAATCAGCTATGTGGGGGCCTTCGATCCGATCCGCAAGCTCCTGGCCGGGACACCTGTGGCCAAGGACCGGGGATATACGCCCGGCATGTTCTCATTCAATGTCCGGGGCGGCCGGTGCGAGACCTGCGAGGGTAACGGCTTTGAAAAGGTGGAAATGCAGTTTTTATCCGATGTCTACATCACCTGTCCTGACTGCGGTGGGCTGCGCTACAGGGAAGAGGTCCTTGAAGTTACCTATAAGGGAAAAAATATCGGCGATATCCTTCAGATGACGTTCTCTGAAGCCAGCAGTTTTTTTCACGACTCACCGGAGATTACCAGCCTCTTTCAACCGCTGATCGAAGTGGGCCTGGGATACCTTCGTCTGGGGCAGCCGGTCAATACCCTTTCGGGAGGTGAAGCTCAGCGGCTCAAGCTCACGAAACATCTGGCAGTGCGCACCCGCCGGCCTTTTTTATTCATTTTCGATGAGCCGACCACAGGACTGCATTTCGAGGATATCCATAAGCTGATGTCAGCCTTCCAGAGGCTCATTTCGGCTGGCCACACCCTCCTGATCATCGAGCATAACCTCGAGGTGATCAAATGCGCTGACTTTATCATCGATCTTGGCCCGGAGGGAGGAGATGCGGGCGGATATCTTGTGGCCTGCGGCACACCCGAAGAGGTGGCCAGGGTTTCGGATTCCCATACCGGAAGGTTCCTGAAGAGAGTGGTCAGTGGTCAGTGGCCAGTGGTCAGTGGAGAGGAGAGAGTGGTCAGTGGTCAGTGGCCTGACTCCTCAAACATAACTATCAGCGGGGCCAGAGAGCATAACCTGAAAAATATTACCGTGACCATCCCCCGCGACCAGGTGGTGGTGATTACCGGGATCAGCGGATCGGGAAAGTCGAGTCTGGCCTTTGATGTCCTGTTTGCCGAAGGGCAGCGCCGCTACATCGAGAGCCTGCCCGCCTATGTGCGCCAGTATCTCAGGATCATGGAGCGGCCGGACCTCGATCTTATTACCGGCATTCCACCTACCGTGGCCATCGAGCAGCGAATGAGCAGCCTGCAGCGGCGATCTACCGTGGCCACGATCACGGAAATCTACCATTACCTGCGCCTTTTGTTCAGCAAGGTCGGTGTGCAATACTGCCGGTGCAGCCAGCCCATTTCCCCTCAATCCGAGGTGCAGATGCTCAGGAGGCTGAAGGAGGGCTTTTCCGGCCGCACGGTTTTTCTTCTGGCACCCAAGGTTTTCCGGCGGAAAGGTATCTACCAGGATCTTTTCCGGCAGGCTGTCAAGAAGGGCTATCACCAGGCCAGAGTTGACGGGCGGATCATCCCCCTTGAACCAATGCCGGACCTTGCGCGCTACCGGGAGCACTCCGTCGATCTGGTCATCGGGAAGATCGACCCTGGCTCAGCCACCGAAGACGAAATGACTGCGGCCATCAGCACGGCGCTTCAGGAAGGCAGGGGGACATTCTCTGTCCTGAGTGCCGAGGGTGGTGCACGGGCAAAGGAGATGCGGGAGGAAATTTTCAGCCGCATGGGCTATTGCCCGCACTGCGAGACAGCCTTTGAGCCGCTCGATCCACGGCTTTTTTCCTTCAACAGCCGCTACGGAGCCTGTCCGGCCTGCGAGGGGCTTGGAATCGTGCCCGAAACCGGAGCAGCCTGCCCCCGATGCCCCCAGTGCCAGGGAAAGCGGCTGAATGAAAAGGCCCTGTCCGTCAGGGTCGCCGGATATACTCTGGCTGATATAACCGCTTTCAGTGTGGAGGAAGCCAGGGAGTTTTTCCCTTCGCTGAGACTGAACGACAGGGGCCAGGTTATCGCCGGGCTCCTGATTCCGGAAATCATGACCAGGCTGGAATTCCTGATCCGGGTCGGACTCCCCTACCTCACCCTCGATCGCAGCGGGGATACCCTTTCAGGCGGCGAAACCCAGCGAATCCGCCTGGCCGCGCAACTGGGATCAAACCTTCAGGGGGTGTGCTACATTCTCGATGAGCCGACCATCGGCCTTCATCCCCGCGATAATGACCTGCTCCTCGATACCCTGTGGCAGCTCAAGACGCGCGGCAACAGCGTGATTATGGTCGAGCATGACGAGGAGACCATCCGGCGGGCGGACTGGGTCCTCGATCTTGGCCCCGGAGCTGGCCGGGAGGGAGGATATGTCATTGCCCAGGGGAGCCCTGACCACATCCAGAGAGAACCTGCCTCAGTGACCGGAAAATGGCTCCGCGAAAGCAGCCGCTTTCAGATCACTTCCCGGAACCGAACGGCAAAGGAAGGAAAGTGGCTGACAGTCAAAGGCGCCACTTTGCACAATCTTCAGGATATCGATGTTGCTGTTCCGCTTGGCACCCTGGTTGTTCTGACAGGTGTATCCGGCTCAGGAAAAAGCACCCTCCTGCGGGAGATTATCCTGAAAGGTACCAGGGCGCTGCTGAACAGAGAAAGCATCCCTGATGACCCTGATGCCGGTGGAACCTTCCGGGAGATTGACGGCTGGCAGCACCTTGACCGCATCCTTGAGGTGGACCACTCACCGATCGGAAAAACTCCCCGCTCCACGCCGGGAACCTATGTCGGCTTTCATGATGAGATCCGCCGTCTGTTCGCCGGGCTTCCCGAGGCGCGGATACGGGGCTTTGGGCCGGGCCGGTTTTCCTTCAATGTGAAGGGTGGCCGGTGTGAGGCCTGCGGCGGCGAGGGAAGGGTCAAGGTGGAGATGAGCTTTCTGCCCAATGTTTATGTTGACTGCGAGGAGTGCTCCGGCCAGCGGTTCAACGAGGAGACGTTGAGTGTTACTTACCGGGGGAAGAATATCGCCCAGGTTCTTGCCATGACCATCGAGGAAGGGGCCGAGCTTTTTGCCAGAATCCCCCGGATTGTCCGTCCCCTTCGGCTCCTGACTGACCTTGGCCTGGGTTACCTCCAGATCGGCCAGCCGAGCAATACTCTTTCGGGCGGCGAGGCCCAGCGGATCAAGCTGACCTCGGAGCTTGGCAAGACGAGCCACGGACGAACCCTCTACATTCTCGATGAGCCGACCACCGGCCTTCATCTGGCTGATGTCGAAAAGCTGATGCAGGTTCTCCAGAGGCTGGTTGATCTTGGCAATACGGTGGTGGTTATCGAGCACAACCTTGAGGTGATCAAGGAGGCAGACTACATCATCGATCTTGGCCCGGAAGGAGGAAAGCGGGGCGGTAAGCTTGTGGCCAAAGGCTCACCGCGGGAAATCCTGGGGTGCGTGGACAGCTCCCATACTGCGCGGTTCCTGCGCAAGTATCTGGAGGGGGGAGTATCCTCTCTCTGA
- a CDS encoding flavin reductase family protein, whose protein sequence is MKKEIPIELANRLINHGPLVLVTSLYKDKANIIPVAWQTPVSISPALVAISINQNSLSAELIDAAEEFVINVPPISLLDKVKFCGAQSGREVNKFDQAGLTPLRARVVKPSLIEECIGHIECQLFGRQSVGDHKLFIGGVVSASVDEDKFDNFLKAHMDGCRTLHHLWGSYFLSSGNLMPLD, encoded by the coding sequence ATGAAAAAAGAAATCCCTATTGAACTGGCAAACCGTTTGATTAATCACGGTCCGCTTGTTCTGGTAACTTCACTCTACAAGGACAAAGCCAACATCATACCCGTTGCCTGGCAGACCCCGGTCAGCATCTCTCCCGCGTTGGTGGCCATTTCCATTAATCAGAATTCATTATCAGCGGAGCTCATTGACGCAGCGGAGGAGTTCGTTATCAACGTGCCACCTATCAGTCTGCTGGATAAAGTAAAGTTCTGCGGGGCCCAGTCAGGGCGGGAAGTGAACAAATTCGACCAGGCGGGATTGACGCCTCTCAGGGCCAGGGTAGTTAAACCATCGCTCATTGAAGAATGCATTGGACATATTGAGTGTCAGCTTTTCGGCAGACAGAGCGTGGGTGACCATAAACTTTTCATAGGCGGGGTGGTTTCAGCATCCGTTGATGAGGATAAATTCGATAACTTCCTGAAAGCTCATATGGATGGGTGCAGGACACTCCATCATCTGTGGGGGAGTTACTTTCTGTCTTCAGGAAACCTGATGCCGCTCGACTGA
- a CDS encoding four-helix bundle copper-binding protein: MAGVFLGISTWSPAEAKDGEVTSHHVEAMLDAHPYRQTVEKYRDKLVAAIDETSLCSQTCTACADACVGEKDPMLAACIRLNTDCADICDTTGRLLSRLTETPMNVVRSQLQTCIVACLECTQECEKHAEQYGHCQICSDTCARCAQVCNDLLAAMQ, from the coding sequence TTGGCTGGTGTTTTTCTGGGAATCAGCACATGGTCACCGGCAGAGGCTAAAGATGGTGAAGTGACGAGCCACCATGTTGAGGCGATGCTGGACGCTCATCCTTATCGGCAGACGGTAGAAAAGTACAGGGATAAGCTGGTGGCGGCTATTGATGAAACCTCCCTGTGCAGTCAGACCTGCACTGCCTGCGCTGATGCCTGTGTGGGTGAAAAAGATCCGATGCTCGCCGCATGCATTCGGCTGAACACGGATTGTGCGGATATCTGCGACACAACCGGCAGGCTGCTTTCCCGGCTGACTGAAACGCCAATGAATGTCGTGCGCAGCCAGCTCCAGACGTGCATAGTGGCATGCCTGGAATGCACTCAGGAGTGCGAGAAACATGCCGAGCAGTATGGGCACTGCCAGATATGCTCCGATACCTGCGCCCGTTGTGCCCAGGTCTGCAATGATCTGCTGGCGGCTATGCAATAA
- a CDS encoding SpoIID/LytB domain-containing protein, which translates to MPQKASALPGPSCFTMSLTIAALTFSLVMVIPPLSLPGLGGCSMGLASETGFQGRVTDLCSQEPIAGAVVSIKALGRSVITGSDGTYQLSAPPSTLFGSRYEVSVQAVGYIGMSNTLQRVFEGKVTRLDFEMVLKNPSPWQRKIIDSRLMLPEQSLARIEKLDDWSRERGFSLPSRERDYLPAAIRVLMPDGHVEVMDMDEYLKGVLPREMATGWPQQALRAQAVAARCYAATQCRHADQGADVCTTTHCQAWSPLHYGDTDQAVVDTQRVVATYAGSIIEAYYFAHCDGHTRNVEEVWINYLPYCRSVWCGCGYTSLYGHGVGLCQRGAQAMANQGIDYRRILEYYYPGAMVQDIPPDPPSSRFSSGECVEVMSGHSLELRSGPGEDCRLITTLLEGSKGEVADQANNGQFTDGHYWWYVRFGKSVGWGRESCLEECGSPSFGITIGEEGKWQLGCFLSTLKPR; encoded by the coding sequence ATGCCCCAAAAGGCATCGGCATTACCCGGTCCGTCCTGTTTTACCATGTCTCTGACTATTGCTGCCCTGACATTTTCCCTGGTCATGGTCATTCCTCCTTTATCTCTCCCCGGTTTAGGCGGATGCAGCATGGGCCTGGCCTCTGAAACCGGCTTTCAGGGCAGAGTGACCGACCTGTGCTCACAAGAGCCCATCGCCGGAGCCGTAGTGAGCATCAAGGCGCTTGGCCGCTCGGTAATCACCGGCTCTGATGGGACGTACCAATTGAGCGCTCCGCCAAGCACCCTTTTCGGCAGCAGGTATGAGGTTAGTGTTCAGGCTGTGGGTTATATCGGTATGTCGAACACGCTGCAGCGGGTTTTCGAGGGAAAGGTGACCCGCCTTGATTTTGAGATGGTGCTGAAAAATCCTTCTCCCTGGCAGCGAAAAATCATAGATTCAAGACTTATGCTCCCTGAGCAGTCTTTGGCCAGGATAGAAAAACTTGATGACTGGTCAAGAGAGCGGGGATTCAGCCTTCCTTCCAGGGAGAGAGATTACCTTCCGGCTGCAATCAGGGTTCTGATGCCGGATGGCCATGTCGAGGTCATGGACATGGACGAATATCTGAAAGGTGTTCTTCCGCGGGAAATGGCTACCGGATGGCCACAGCAGGCTTTGAGGGCCCAGGCTGTGGCAGCCCGCTGCTATGCGGCCACCCAGTGCAGACACGCCGATCAGGGAGCGGATGTCTGCACGACAACCCACTGCCAGGCATGGTCGCCGCTGCATTATGGCGATACGGATCAGGCAGTCGTCGATACGCAGCGGGTGGTCGCCACCTATGCAGGCAGCATTATCGAAGCCTACTACTTTGCTCACTGCGATGGGCATACCCGCAATGTCGAGGAAGTCTGGATCAATTACCTCCCCTACTGCCGGAGCGTCTGGTGCGGCTGCGGCTATACCTCCCTCTATGGTCATGGAGTCGGCTTGTGCCAGCGAGGTGCTCAGGCCATGGCCAATCAGGGCATTGATTACCGCCGGATCCTCGAGTATTACTACCCTGGGGCTATGGTTCAGGACATACCTCCTGACCCTCCTTCCTCCAGATTCAGTAGTGGTGAGTGTGTGGAAGTCATGTCCGGCCATAGCCTGGAGCTGCGCAGCGGGCCGGGAGAAGATTGCCGGCTGATAACCACCCTGCTGGAGGGAAGCAAGGGAGAAGTGGCTGATCAGGCAAATAACGGTCAATTCACCGATGGACATTATTGGTGGTACGTCCGGTTTGGAAAGAGCGTCGGATGGGGAAGAGAGAGTTGTCTGGAAGAGTGCGGCTCGCCCTCATTCGGTATCACTATCGGTGAAGAGGGAAAATGGCAGCTTGGCTGCTTTCTGTCCACCCTGAAGCCCCGCTGA
- the lysS gene encoding lysine--tRNA ligase: protein MAERKSQHWGDQVVNQILAQPRAEDHVYRIVTGITPSGRIHVGNLREVVTADVIYRILQERGKKAQLLYVADDYDPLRKVYPFLDPQKYQNFIGHPLSDIPCPCDRHTSYAEHFLEPFLASMSQLKIDFTVLRASELYKSGQYNEVIFQALEARDTIADILFRLTGKEIDEFWSPFVPICESCGSMAETRVTGWDRERGPVSYSCQQCGSQGSMPVQGHGKLTWRVDWPARWSFLAVDIEPMGKDHGSKGGSYDTGQEIARRVFHKEPPFPIVYEWIRLEGMGDMSSSKGNVVAIEDVLKVVPADILRYLIIKAQPKQRINFDPVNQLLNVFDEVDNEQAKYRDPRSLELSRASGFVPIGVPFNHLINIVQIAGGDPSRVSAILQRGGYQIPDSTARELEERCQYALNWLEHFAPAEYRFAVAGAVPQSVQSLTSNQRRVLGKLSALLSTMLSQGGDISAEEIHRSFYEAAREEKDLSIKEVFQAFYTALIDKENGPRAGWFIKTIGVEFVQKRLHEASLAG, encoded by the coding sequence ATGGCAGAAAGAAAAAGCCAGCATTGGGGAGATCAGGTTGTAAATCAGATTCTTGCTCAGCCCAGGGCGGAAGATCATGTTTACCGCATCGTCACCGGAATCACTCCCTCCGGACGAATTCATGTCGGGAATCTGCGCGAAGTGGTAACGGCAGATGTGATTTACCGCATTTTACAGGAGCGGGGAAAGAAAGCGCAATTGCTCTATGTGGCTGATGATTATGATCCCCTGCGCAAGGTCTATCCCTTCTTGGACCCGCAGAAGTATCAGAATTTCATCGGTCACCCCCTGAGTGATATTCCCTGCCCCTGCGATCGGCACACAAGCTATGCCGAGCACTTTCTGGAGCCCTTCCTGGCCTCCATGAGCCAGTTGAAGATCGATTTCACGGTTTTGCGCGCCAGTGAGCTGTATAAGTCCGGCCAGTACAACGAGGTTATATTTCAAGCTCTCGAAGCCAGAGACACCATCGCCGATATTCTCTTCCGGTTGACCGGCAAGGAGATCGATGAATTCTGGTCCCCCTTTGTACCGATCTGTGAAAGCTGCGGCTCTATGGCTGAAACCAGAGTCACCGGCTGGGACAGGGAGAGAGGGCCGGTGAGCTATTCCTGCCAGCAGTGCGGCAGCCAGGGATCCATGCCGGTTCAGGGCCACGGCAAGCTGACCTGGCGGGTTGATTGGCCTGCCCGCTGGAGCTTCCTCGCGGTGGATATCGAACCCATGGGCAAGGACCATGGCAGCAAAGGGGGCTCGTATGATACGGGCCAGGAGATTGCCCGGCGGGTATTCCACAAGGAGCCGCCTTTTCCGATTGTCTATGAATGGATACGTCTTGAAGGCATGGGCGATATGTCCTCCAGCAAGGGGAATGTCGTGGCCATTGAAGACGTGCTCAAGGTAGTCCCGGCGGACATCCTTCGCTATCTGATCATCAAGGCTCAGCCCAAACAGCGGATCAATTTTGATCCGGTGAACCAGTTGCTGAATGTCTTCGATGAGGTGGACAATGAACAGGCCAAATACCGTGATCCGAGGTCTCTGGAACTTTCCCGGGCCAGCGGCTTTGTACCGATCGGAGTCCCCTTCAATCACCTGATCAACATCGTCCAGATTGCCGGTGGCGATCCTTCCAGGGTTTCCGCCATCCTCCAGCGGGGTGGATATCAGATCCCCGATTCGACAGCCAGAGAGCTTGAGGAGCGCTGCCAATACGCTCTCAACTGGCTGGAACATTTTGCGCCTGCCGAGTACCGCTTCGCTGTAGCCGGGGCTGTCCCCCAATCGGTTCAGTCTCTTACTTCCAACCAGCGCAGGGTGCTGGGAAAACTGTCCGCTCTGCTGAGCACCATGCTTTCCCAGGGAGGCGATATATCCGCCGAAGAGATCCACCGGTCATTCTACGAGGCGGCCAGGGAAGAGAAGGATTTATCGATTAAAGAAGTCTTTCAGGCTTTTTACACTGCTCTTATCGATAAGGAGAATGGCCCGCGGGCAGGATGGTTCATTAAAACCATTGGGGTGGAATTCGTCCAGAAGCGGCTCCATGAGGCATCATTGGCGGGGTAG
- a CDS encoding DNA methyltransferase has product MPVQLPLIIPQKDQADLIQEVFSHENVCPQQERIALERKYAPLLKQTDKFSRKLVSYQGNKGEVIHGWIQYKEGFSSQLVEILIRRFGIQPGDTILDPFSGSATTLLVAKFLGINAFGIEILPLCHLAWEAKSHVLDYDLQELRQVYQQLTQSVPNKASEQFPHIVITETAFPPETENDIMFYTQWFENLAISDPARTLCRLVVTSILGEVSYTRKDGQYLRWDYRSEKIRSRNDTKISLGKEPIKKVDKGPLPSVKEALLRSLKGILSDIEKFQQIQSRKSHQEDSQQKLIQGNTLTVLPALAADQFSGVITSPPYCNRYDYTRIYALEIAYLQRGQDIRELRQNQLSCTVESHSKLNILQKCYQSLGQQDNYDKILNTVQNHPVFTEINDALQARWQRGDMNNKGVLSMVEQYFTELTFVFAELFRTCRSGAHVAFVNDNVRYGGEVIPVDLLSTSLAENLGFEPVTVYVLPQRKGNSSQQMERFGRQALRKSITVWKKP; this is encoded by the coding sequence ATGCCGGTTCAATTACCACTTATTATTCCGCAAAAAGACCAGGCAGATCTAATACAAGAGGTGTTTTCTCACGAAAACGTTTGTCCTCAGCAGGAGCGGATTGCCCTTGAAAGAAAATATGCTCCACTCCTTAAACAGACTGATAAGTTCAGCCGTAAGCTGGTTAGCTACCAGGGCAATAAAGGTGAGGTTATCCACGGATGGATTCAATATAAGGAAGGCTTCTCATCCCAACTGGTGGAAATTTTAATCCGCAGATTCGGAATACAGCCAGGAGACACTATCCTGGACCCCTTCAGCGGTTCGGCCACTACTCTTCTGGTAGCGAAATTTCTCGGTATCAACGCCTTTGGCATAGAGATACTTCCGCTTTGCCACCTCGCCTGGGAAGCTAAGTCGCATGTCCTGGATTATGACCTTCAAGAGCTCAGACAAGTTTATCAGCAGCTTACTCAAAGTGTGCCGAACAAAGCCTCAGAGCAATTCCCTCATATTGTCATCACGGAGACGGCCTTTCCGCCGGAAACTGAAAACGACATCATGTTTTATACTCAATGGTTTGAAAATCTGGCTATCAGCGATCCGGCCAGAACACTTTGCAGGCTTGTCGTAACGAGTATTCTCGGAGAGGTGAGCTATACCAGAAAAGATGGCCAATATTTACGGTGGGATTATCGTTCCGAGAAAATCCGGAGTCGGAATGACACGAAAATTTCTCTCGGTAAAGAGCCTATTAAAAAGGTAGATAAAGGGCCATTGCCATCAGTGAAAGAGGCACTTCTTCGGTCGTTGAAGGGTATCTTATCGGATATAGAGAAATTCCAGCAGATCCAATCCAGAAAGAGTCATCAGGAGGATAGCCAGCAAAAATTGATTCAGGGAAACACCTTAACGGTTTTGCCCGCCTTGGCGGCAGATCAATTTTCCGGTGTCATCACTTCCCCACCATACTGTAACCGCTATGATTATACAAGGATTTACGCTCTGGAAATAGCTTATCTTCAAAGAGGCCAGGATATTCGGGAATTGCGGCAGAATCAGCTTTCCTGTACGGTCGAAAGCCATTCAAAATTGAACATATTGCAGAAATGCTACCAGTCTCTTGGCCAGCAAGATAATTACGATAAGATCCTCAATACTGTTCAAAATCATCCTGTTTTTACTGAAATCAATGATGCCTTACAGGCAAGGTGGCAGCGTGGGGATATGAATAATAAAGGTGTTCTCAGTATGGTAGAACAGTATTTCACCGAACTGACCTTTGTATTTGCGGAGCTTTTTCGCACATGCCGAAGCGGAGCTCATGTAGCCTTTGTGAATGATAATGTAAGGTATGGGGGTGAAGTGATTCCTGTTGACTTACTGAGTACCAGCCTGGCCGAGAATTTAGGGTTTGAGCCGGTTACGGTGTATGTTCTACCCCAAAGAAAGGGTAACAGCAGTCAGCAGATGGAGAGGTTTGGCCGCCAGGCATTACGGAAAAGTATTACTGTCTGGAAAAAGCCATAG